A stretch of Rickettsia rickettsii DNA encodes these proteins:
- a CDS encoding GNAT family N-acetyltransferase — protein sequence MQKVEDLARERGCNFIHLVTMDCQAKSFYEKLGYKIEFAMHGYEKDSIMYYLRKNL from the coding sequence ATGCAAAAGGTTGAGGATTTAGCACGTGAACGAGGCTGTAATTTTATTCATCTTGTTACTATGGACTGCCAAGCAAAATCGTTTTATGAGAAACTGGGGTATAAAATTGAATTTGCTATGCACGGTTACGAAAAAGATTCTATAATGTATTATTTACGGAAAAATTTATGA
- the pth gene encoding aminoacyl-tRNA hydrolase, whose amino-acid sequence MLLVIGLGNPGKEYQYTRHNVGFIAIEKIANQYNSSFSTKKKFNCEIAETISYGQKIIFIKPTTYMNLSGKSVISVKTYYNIYPAKSFVIHDDIDLETGRVKFKTGGGNGGHNGLKSIDGVIGNNYNRIRIGVGRPQNNQDLADYVLNHFSKPEYKTVMQAIDRITSNFGLILENKLEEFKNKMA is encoded by the coding sequence ATGCTTCTTGTTATTGGTCTTGGTAATCCAGGAAAAGAATATCAATATACGAGGCATAATGTCGGTTTTATTGCTATAGAGAAAATAGCAAACCAATATAATTCATCATTTAGTACAAAGAAAAAATTCAATTGTGAAATTGCTGAAACTATTAGTTATGGACAAAAGATAATTTTTATAAAGCCTACCACCTATATGAACTTGTCCGGTAAGTCAGTGATATCGGTGAAAACATATTATAATATCTACCCCGCAAAAAGCTTTGTTATTCATGATGATATTGATTTAGAAACAGGTAGAGTAAAATTTAAAACCGGTGGCGGTAATGGCGGGCATAATGGTTTAAAGTCGATTGATGGGGTTATAGGTAATAATTATAACCGGATTAGGATTGGAGTCGGTAGACCGCAAAATAATCAGGATTTAGCAGATTACGTACTTAATCATTTCTCTAAACCGGAGTATAAAACAGTAATGCAAGCTATAGATAGAATCACTAGTAACTTTGGTTTAATATTAGAGAATAAGTTAGAAGAATTTAAGAATAAGATGGCTTGA
- the ychF gene encoding redox-regulated ATPase YchF, with amino-acid sequence MTLKLGIVGLPNVGKSTLFNALTASQAADAANYPFCTIEPNSSKVLVPDARLHTLASLAGSGKIIPSYIELVDIAGLVKGASKGEGLGNKFLSHIREVDAILHVLRCFEDEDITHVHNKVDPLHDLEIIETELILADIESVEKRLATSEKRLKSGDKAMVEQIELLKEVYKVLGADKPARVLNETLGVDNLKQLQLITSKPVLYICNVLEKDAAIGNECTQLVAERAKKENAKSVVISSKIEAEIALLESMEEKEEFLKFIGLDETGLSKVIKEGYNLLNLKSFFTIGPKEAHSWTFKDGTLAPAAAGIIHTDFEKGFIRAEVISYKDYINLGSEAKAKEVGKMRLEGKEYKMQDGDIVHFRFNV; translated from the coding sequence ATGACACTAAAACTCGGAATTGTTGGGTTGCCGAATGTCGGTAAGTCGACGTTATTTAATGCCTTAACGGCAAGTCAGGCTGCAGATGCTGCTAATTATCCGTTTTGTACTATTGAGCCTAATAGCAGCAAAGTTTTAGTGCCTGATGCGCGTTTGCATACACTAGCAAGCTTAGCCGGAAGCGGTAAAATTATTCCGTCTTATATTGAGCTTGTCGATATTGCAGGGCTTGTTAAAGGAGCAAGCAAAGGGGAGGGGCTAGGTAATAAGTTCTTATCTCATATCAGGGAAGTCGATGCAATACTGCACGTACTGCGTTGTTTTGAAGATGAGGATATAACGCACGTACATAACAAAGTCGATCCGCTGCATGACCTCGAGATTATTGAAACGGAGTTAATACTTGCCGATATAGAATCGGTTGAAAAGCGTTTAGCTACAAGTGAAAAACGCTTGAAGTCAGGCGATAAAGCAATGGTAGAGCAGATAGAGCTGTTAAAAGAGGTTTATAAGGTATTAGGTGCGGATAAACCTGCAAGAGTGCTAAATGAAACTTTAGGAGTTGATAATTTAAAACAATTGCAGTTAATTACCTCTAAGCCCGTTTTATATATATGTAACGTACTTGAAAAAGATGCAGCTATAGGTAATGAATGTACACAATTAGTAGCGGAAAGAGCAAAGAAAGAAAATGCTAAAAGTGTCGTAATTTCTTCAAAAATAGAAGCTGAAATTGCTTTACTTGAAAGCATGGAAGAAAAGGAAGAGTTTTTAAAATTTATAGGTTTAGACGAAACAGGGCTTAGTAAAGTCATTAAAGAGGGGTATAATCTTTTAAACCTTAAAAGCTTTTTTACTATAGGACCAAAGGAAGCCCATAGCTGGACTTTTAAAGATGGCACACTTGCACCGGCTGCTGCCGGTATTATTCATACCGATTTTGAAAAAGGTTTTATCAGAGCAGAAGTTATCAGCTATAAAGATTACATAAATCTCGGTAGTGAAGCAAAAGCCAAGGAAGTAGGTAAAATGCGTTTAGAGGGTAAAGAATATAAAATGCAGGATGGGGATATAGTACATTTTAGATTTAACGTTTAA